A portion of the Acanthopagrus latus isolate v.2019 chromosome 21, fAcaLat1.1, whole genome shotgun sequence genome contains these proteins:
- the LOC119011261 gene encoding beta-1,3-galactosyltransferase 2-like, with protein sequence MQWRRRHCCTHTAKLFYLLSLLGVLVFLVHQAWLPRFTDIPWWRGHPVVYGGGELHTTKAKWNISTQHSAWRFVIIPQPTFKADANISSPEKEGVSVSPLDQSSEDTLAASIEGELTGTITQGPFTYIINEPDKCAGSSPAPFLVLLIATEARQVEARNAIRQTWGNESVAPALGFIRLFLLGKNEGELGILQQRMLEAESRRYHDIIQQDFMDSYKNLTIKTLMGMNWVAIHCPQASYVMKTDSDMFVNTEYLIYKLLRPEIKPKKNYFTGNNMRGFAPNRNKNSKWYMPPELYPSEKYPTFCSGTGYVFSGDLARKIYRVSLSIRQLHLEDVYVGICLAKLRIEPTPPSNAFLFNHWRVSYSSCKYSHLITSHGFHPNEILKYWHHLQSNKRNACINTMRARTGRTQSARMNKEKPAQ encoded by the coding sequence ATGCAGTGGAGAAGACGTCAttgctgtacacacacagcTAAACTTTTCTATCTCCTCTCACTGTTAGGAGTCCTTGTCTTTCTTGTCCACCAGGCGTGGCTGCCGAGGTTCACAGATATACCGTGGTGGAGAGGTCACCCTGTGGTGTATGGAGGTGGTGAACTTCATACCACCAAAGCCAAGTGGAACATAAGCACCCAACACTCAGCATGGAGGTTTGTCATTATTCCTCAACCAACCTTTAAGGCTGATGCCAACATCAGTTCCCCCGAGAAGGAAGGAGTCTCCGTTTCCCCGCTAGACCAAAGTTCTGAGGATACTTTGGCAGCGAGCATAGAGGGAGAACTTACCGGCACTATAACCCAAGGGCCCTTCACTTATATCATCAACGAGCCTGACAAATGTGCAGGGAGCAGCCCTGCACCCTTTCTAGTGTTGCTGATAGCCACCGAGGCTCGGCAGGTGGAGGCAAGGAATGCAATACGGCAGACATGGGGGAACGAGAGCGTTGCACCAGCTCTAGGATTCATCCGGCTGTTTCTGCTGGGGAAAAATGAGGGTGAGCTGGGCATTTTACAGCAGAGGATGCTAGAAGCAGAGAGCCGGAGATATCACGATATCATTCAGCAGGACTTCATGGATTCGTACAAAAACTTGACCATTAAGACATTGATGGGAATGAACTGGGTGGCAATTCACTGCCCACAAGCCAGCTATGTCATGAAGACGGACAGTGACATGTTCGTCAACACAGAGTACCTCATTTACAAGCTGCTTAGGCCAGAAATTAAGCCCAAGAAGAACTACTTCACAGGAAATAACATGAGAGGCTTTGCACCAAATcgaaataaaaacagcaagtGGTACATGCCCCCTGAACTGTACCCAAGTGAAAAGTATCCCACCTTCTGCTCAGGGACTGGTTATGTCTTCTCTGGAGACTTGGCAAGAAAAATCTATCGCGTATCGCTAAGTATCCGTCAGCTCCATCTAGAGGATGTATATGTAGGGATATGCCTGGCCAAGCTCCGGATTGAGCCCACTCCTCCATCCAACGCATTCCTGTTCAACCACTGGCGGGTTTCTTATTCCAGCTGCAAGTACAGCCATCTGATAACATCACATGGTTTTCATCCCAATGAAATACTTAAATACTGGCATCACCTGCAGAGCAACAAACGCAATGCTTGCATCAACACAATGAGGGCGAGAACAGGCAGGACACAGTCAGCTAGAATGAACAAAGAGAAGCCTGCTCAATAA